A region of Nitrospinota bacterium DNA encodes the following proteins:
- a CDS encoding YkgJ family cysteine cluster protein: protein MSEKATCEGCTAMCCKGLESHIPPPRTKHDKESLVWQLHFHNTRFFIRSKRWYRLSMGDCRYLDENNRCTIYARRPDICREHNPPSCEYHGEIFDIMFETPEKLNRYFQRQERKKAQAKPGKNPAKGNA, encoded by the coding sequence ATGAGCGAGAAAGCGACTTGCGAAGGGTGCACGGCTATGTGTTGCAAGGGGCTGGAGAGCCATATCCCGCCGCCCAGGACAAAACACGACAAGGAATCGCTGGTGTGGCAACTCCATTTCCACAACACCCGGTTTTTTATTCGAAGCAAACGGTGGTACAGGCTTTCCATGGGGGATTGCAGGTACCTGGACGAAAACAACCGGTGCACAATATACGCCAGAAGGCCCGATATCTGCCGGGAGCATAACCCGCCAAGCTGTGAGTACCATGGCGAGATATTTGACATAATGTTCGAAACGCCGGAAAAACTTAACCGTTATTTCCAGCGGCAGGAGCGGAAAAAGGCACAGGCCAAACCCGGTAAAAACCCGGCCAAGGGTAACGCTTAA
- a CDS encoding chemotaxis protein CheX gives MKSEYINPFLQATLNVLSTMANIQADPGKPYLKTDKKSVGDISGVIGLTGASRGAIVISFTTDAVCKVVGSMLGETYTDLSPDVRDAVGELTNMISGDARRRLAELGIVFEAGIPTIVAGKGHEIESITKGPVVAIPFTVDGHMFVVEASFEG, from the coding sequence ATGAAATCCGAGTACATTAATCCGTTTTTACAGGCTACGCTTAACGTGCTTTCCACCATGGCCAACATACAGGCCGACCCGGGGAAGCCGTACCTTAAGACCGACAAGAAATCCGTGGGCGACATATCGGGGGTCATAGGCCTTACCGGAGCGTCCCGCGGGGCCATAGTTATATCTTTCACCACCGACGCGGTGTGCAAGGTGGTGGGTAGCATGCTTGGAGAGACCTATACAGACCTTTCGCCCGACGTGCGCGACGCCGTCGGTGAGCTTACCAACATGATATCCGGCGACGCGCGCAGGCGGCTTGCTGAACTTGGCATAGTTTTCGAGGCGGGCATACCCACCATAGTGGCCGGGAAAGGGCACGAGATAGAAAGCATCACCAAGGGGCCTGTGGTGGCCATACCCTTCACGGTGGACGGCCACATGTTCGTTGTGGAAGCCTCTTTCGAAGGTTAG
- the bshB1 gene encoding bacillithiol biosynthesis deacetylase BshB1 — protein MVHILAVGAHPDDIELGFGGSIARFVEEGFSVALLDLTNGEPTPKGDPVTRAKECAQATEILGVKTRITLDLPNRTLTDTVEARVKVAEVYRELRPEMIFLHGETDAHPDHMAAWQIAHKARFHAKLTKTDMKGEPWYPKKEFLFLASHLNLQVDPAFILDVSSTFEKKLEAARAYKSQFAANGREEFLIEKLTAHASHYGSLIGVKYGEPVMLKEPLGLASVRDIIL, from the coding sequence ATGGTCCATATCCTCGCCGTTGGGGCGCACCCGGACGACATCGAGCTAGGTTTCGGCGGCTCCATAGCCCGGTTTGTGGAAGAGGGGTTTTCTGTGGCCCTGCTGGACCTTACAAATGGCGAACCCACCCCGAAAGGGGACCCAGTGACCCGTGCGAAGGAATGCGCCCAAGCCACAGAGATCCTGGGGGTGAAAACCCGCATAACCCTGGACCTGCCCAACCGGACGCTCACCGACACGGTGGAGGCCCGTGTGAAAGTGGCGGAGGTTTACAGGGAACTGCGGCCGGAAATGATTTTCCTCCACGGCGAGACCGACGCCCACCCGGACCACATGGCCGCGTGGCAAATAGCCCACAAGGCCCGGTTCCACGCCAAGCTCACAAAGACCGATATGAAAGGTGAGCCGTGGTACCCCAAAAAAGAGTTTCTGTTCCTGGCGTCGCATCTGAACCTCCAGGTTGATCCGGCGTTCATTCTGGACGTTTCTTCCACGTTCGAAAAAAAGCTGGAAGCCGCCCGCGCCTACAAATCCCAGTTCGCCGCCAACGGCAGGGAAGAGTTCCTGATAGAGAAACTCACCGCCCACGCCTCCCATTATGGAAGCCTCATCGGCGTTAAATACGGCGAGCCTGTCATGCTCAAAGAGCCGCTGGGCCTTGCCTCCGTGCGGGACATAATTCTTTGA
- a CDS encoding trypsin-like peptidase domain-containing protein has translation MTFGRFVSLLAGASLGLAIALNVFKPQPSIIPVAPARVDGQHSSAKSDWVLMAQKVRPSVARVTAYVEQEPGSGDESPGSFAERLQTLFAETKYQVESVGSGVVMDREGRIITNHHLVANAKKITVKIYGSPIEEDATLLGKDPLSDIAVLRAKGATKAPPAVFAGPAAVLPGQFVALVGNPFEFEGSVSLGVVSALGRSGLGLAGIEDFIQTDASINPGDSGGPLCDMSGRVVGINTAIYGPGSGIGFAIPAPVAVAVARELLSKGSISRGRIGVKLQPLTEDLARSLRFNRETGALVTGIERRSPAERAGLKAGDIVVSFDGRRVDGPGRLRSFVLSTSPGSDVEIGIIRDGVPVTFSVVVGGM, from the coding sequence GTGACTTTTGGAAGGTTCGTCTCTCTTCTGGCGGGCGCTTCGCTGGGCCTTGCAATAGCCCTCAACGTTTTCAAACCCCAGCCTTCGATCATCCCCGTGGCCCCGGCCCGGGTTGACGGGCAACACTCGAGCGCTAAAAGCGATTGGGTATTGATGGCGCAAAAAGTGCGCCCCTCGGTGGCCAGGGTCACCGCTTATGTCGAGCAGGAGCCCGGCTCCGGGGATGAATCGCCCGGAAGCTTCGCCGAAAGGCTCCAAACCCTCTTCGCGGAGACCAAATACCAGGTGGAGTCGGTGGGCTCCGGGGTGGTTATGGACCGGGAGGGAAGGATCATCACCAATCATCACCTGGTGGCCAACGCGAAAAAAATAACGGTGAAAATTTACGGCTCACCCATCGAGGAGGACGCCACCCTGCTGGGTAAAGACCCCTTAAGCGACATCGCGGTGCTACGGGCCAAGGGGGCAACCAAGGCCCCGCCCGCGGTTTTCGCCGGTCCGGCGGCGGTTTTGCCGGGCCAGTTTGTGGCGTTGGTGGGCAACCCATTCGAGTTTGAGGGGAGCGTATCCCTTGGCGTGGTAAGCGCCTTGGGCCGTTCCGGACTGGGCCTTGCGGGGATAGAGGATTTTATACAGACCGACGCGAGTATTAATCCCGGCGACAGCGGCGGCCCCCTTTGCGACATGTCCGGACGCGTGGTAGGCATAAACACTGCCATCTACGGGCCTGGCTCCGGCATTGGTTTCGCCATACCGGCCCCTGTGGCGGTGGCCGTGGCCAGGGAGCTTTTATCCAAAGGCTCCATTAGCCGGGGCAGGATCGGGGTGAAGCTACAGCCGCTCACGGAGGACTTGGCCAGGTCGTTACGGTTTAACCGGGAAACCGGGGCGCTGGTGACCGGGATAGAGCGCCGCTCTCCAGCGGAAAGGGCCGGGTTGAAGGCCGGGGATATTGTGGTATCCTTCGACGGGCGGCGGGTGGACGGGCCGGGGAGGTTGAGAAGTTTCGTGCTTTCCACCTCGCCGGGAAGCGACGTGGAAATAGGGATAATCAGGGACGGAGTTCCTGTAACCTTTTCAGTGGTTGTGGGAGGAATGTGA
- a CDS encoding glycosyltransferase family 2 protein — protein MTRNLVAVPVYNEIDTVRSVMERIRAFHAGDVLAVDDGSTDGSAEALKNLGWLKILSHTRNLGYGQSLIDGLKYAMDEGYDLVVTMDCDEQHEPALIPQMFSSIGGYDVLSGSRYLTERLENDPAPGDRLSINRRITDIINRVTGFNLTDSFCGFKCYRVSALRALALDEPGYAQPLQFWIQAFKFGLSVKEAPIPRIYKNLNRSFGAVLDDPEKRFEYYRQVIEKEIQRWSISSPLGRTRTTSS, from the coding sequence ATGACGCGAAATCTTGTGGCTGTGCCGGTCTATAACGAGATAGACACGGTTAGAAGCGTGATGGAGAGGATAAGGGCCTTTCACGCGGGGGACGTGCTGGCGGTGGATGATGGCTCCACTGACGGCTCGGCGGAAGCCCTCAAAAACCTCGGCTGGCTCAAAATACTCTCCCACACCCGCAACCTGGGGTATGGGCAAAGCCTTATCGACGGCTTAAAGTACGCCATGGACGAAGGGTACGACTTGGTGGTAACCATGGATTGCGACGAACAGCACGAACCGGCCCTGATACCCCAGATGTTCTCATCCATCGGCGGCTATGACGTGTTGTCCGGCTCGCGTTACCTGACCGAGAGGCTGGAGAACGACCCCGCCCCCGGCGACAGGCTTTCCATAAACCGCAGGATCACCGACATCATAAACCGAGTCACCGGGTTCAACCTGACGGACTCTTTTTGCGGATTCAAATGTTACCGGGTTTCAGCCCTTCGCGCCCTTGCGCTTGACGAACCCGGATACGCCCAGCCCCTGCAATTCTGGATACAGGCTTTCAAGTTTGGCCTGTCGGTAAAAGAGGCTCCAATCCCGAGAATATATAAAAATTTAAACCGCTCCTTCGGAGCCGTTTTGGACGACCCTGAAAAACGGTTCGAATATTACAGGCAGGTAATCGAAAAGGAGATTCAGCGATGGTCCATATCCTCGCCGTTGGGGCGCACCCGGACGACATCGAGCTAG
- a CDS encoding YgiQ family radical SAM protein — protein sequence MHVNLIPTTLEEAKRRGWEALDVILVTGDAYVDHPSFGVAVVARFLESLGLRVGVIAAPDLGNPADFLKLGAPSMFFGVTSGNLDSMIMRHTAQKKPRSDDAYAEGGLSGKRPPRATIAYCNRVRELFPGAKIIIGGLEASLRRFAHYDYWSDKVRRSILPDSKADMLVYGMAERPLGEIVEGLMSGKTLKEMTSIRGTAVMAGAGAEGISGRDVIELPSFESAHADKLEYSRASRVIHMNQNPWSAKTLVQKHGERFLKVNPPAGPFSTKELDAVYDLPFTRVPHPSHKEKIPAYEMIRHSITAIRGCFGGCAFCALTVHQGKTIQSRSEESILREVDSVKKMKDFAGYISDIGGPTANMYGMKCGDQKAEAVCRRESCVHPNVCKNLVTSHKPQLEMLKKARSVKGVKKVFVASGVRYDLANLSPEYIKELAAHHVSGQLKVAPEHSNPETLAVMRKPGIEEFERFSKLFLDASKKAGLEQYIVPYFISAHPGCGIEEQVGLAIYLKEKSIRPRQVQDFIPAPLTLAGDIYYSGVDPLTGKKVYAARGDRERRFQRALLQYFKPENADDVRAALKMAGREDLIGYGGNKLVGYERKNSPKRPATAERTARKFPKGKKK from the coding sequence ATGCATGTAAATCTCATCCCCACCACACTGGAAGAAGCCAAACGCCGTGGGTGGGAGGCGCTGGATGTAATCCTGGTCACCGGCGACGCTTATGTGGACCACCCCTCGTTCGGCGTGGCGGTGGTGGCCAGATTCCTGGAATCGCTAGGGCTTCGCGTAGGCGTAATAGCCGCGCCGGACCTGGGCAATCCCGCCGATTTTTTAAAGCTGGGCGCGCCGTCCATGTTTTTCGGTGTCACTTCAGGCAACCTGGATTCGATGATCATGCGTCACACGGCGCAGAAAAAACCCCGGTCCGACGACGCTTACGCCGAAGGCGGCTTATCCGGCAAACGCCCGCCCCGGGCCACTATCGCCTATTGCAACAGGGTGCGGGAGCTTTTCCCCGGCGCCAAAATAATCATCGGCGGGCTGGAAGCCTCCCTGCGCCGCTTCGCCCATTACGACTACTGGAGCGACAAGGTGCGAAGGTCCATCCTGCCGGACTCCAAGGCGGACATGCTCGTGTACGGCATGGCCGAGCGGCCGTTAGGAGAGATAGTTGAAGGACTGATGTCCGGCAAGACCCTAAAAGAGATGACAAGCATCCGGGGCACGGCGGTGATGGCCGGGGCCGGGGCCGAAGGCATTTCTGGCCGGGACGTGATAGAGCTACCTTCGTTTGAGTCCGCCCATGCCGACAAGCTTGAATATTCCAGGGCGTCGAGGGTTATACATATGAACCAAAACCCATGGAGCGCCAAAACCCTCGTCCAGAAACATGGCGAAAGGTTTCTTAAGGTGAACCCGCCCGCCGGGCCTTTTTCCACGAAAGAGCTGGACGCGGTGTACGATTTGCCTTTCACCCGCGTTCCCCATCCGTCGCACAAGGAGAAAATACCGGCCTACGAGATGATAAGGCACTCCATTACCGCCATCCGGGGCTGTTTTGGCGGATGCGCTTTCTGCGCCTTGACCGTTCACCAGGGGAAGACCATCCAGAGCCGGTCGGAGGAATCCATCCTGCGCGAGGTGGACTCCGTCAAAAAGATGAAGGATTTCGCCGGGTATATATCCGACATAGGCGGACCAACCGCCAACATGTACGGCATGAAATGCGGCGACCAGAAGGCCGAAGCGGTTTGCCGGCGGGAGTCGTGCGTCCATCCGAATGTTTGCAAGAATCTGGTGACAAGCCACAAGCCCCAGCTTGAGATGCTAAAGAAGGCCCGTAGCGTCAAGGGTGTTAAAAAAGTATTCGTGGCGTCGGGCGTAAGGTACGACCTGGCGAACCTGAGCCCGGAATACATAAAGGAACTGGCGGCCCACCATGTTTCCGGCCAGCTGAAAGTGGCGCCGGAACATTCAAACCCCGAGACCCTGGCGGTGATGCGAAAGCCTGGGATAGAGGAGTTCGAAAGATTCTCCAAACTGTTCCTGGACGCCTCAAAAAAAGCCGGGCTGGAGCAGTACATAGTCCCCTATTTCATATCGGCCCATCCGGGTTGCGGGATAGAAGAGCAGGTAGGTTTGGCCATATACCTGAAAGAAAAAAGTATCCGGCCCCGGCAGGTGCAGGATTTTATTCCGGCGCCTTTGACACTGGCGGGGGACATTTATTATTCAGGGGTGGACCCTCTCACGGGGAAAAAGGTTTATGCCGCCCGGGGGGACAGGGAGCGGAGGTTCCAGCGGGCGCTACTGCAATACTTCAAACCGGAGAACGCCGATGACGTGCGCGCCGCCCTCAAGATGGCCGGACGGGAGGATTTGATAGGATACGGAGGGAATAAACTGGTGGGGTACGAACGGAAAAACAGCCCCAAAAGGCCCGCCACGGCGGAAAGAACGGCCAGAAAATTTCCGAAAGGGAAAAAGAAGTGA
- a CDS encoding DnaJ domain-containing protein, whose amino-acid sequence MAKDYYEILGVPRGVSDEELKKAYRKLAKRWHPDKNLDNKDQAEAKFKEISEAYAVLSDKDKRAQYDRFGHDRFRQTFSREDIFSGGSIQDILREMGMGGDMFSFIFGGPGGGGTRFETYTSGGGRGGGFGFDQFGGGSSRGQDYETSITITLHEAISGCERKITLQTPEGVLSVAIKIPAGVETGAKLRARGKGGKATRGGQPGDVYIVVNVAEDPVFKREGADLYVDAPVRYSTLVLGGTVAAPTLSGERHLKITAGADPEKLIRIKGQGASKMKGGHGDLYVKLKVYAPAHPTEEQKKLAEKLAETGL is encoded by the coding sequence ATGGCAAAGGACTATTACGAGATACTAGGCGTTCCCAGGGGGGTGTCGGATGAGGAACTCAAGAAAGCCTACCGGAAGCTGGCAAAACGATGGCATCCAGACAAGAACCTGGATAATAAGGATCAGGCCGAGGCTAAATTCAAGGAAATCAGCGAAGCCTATGCCGTGCTTTCCGACAAGGATAAACGCGCCCAGTATGACCGGTTCGGGCATGACAGGTTCCGCCAGACCTTCAGCCGGGAAGACATTTTCAGCGGCGGCTCCATCCAGGACATCCTGCGGGAAATGGGAATGGGCGGTGATATGTTCAGCTTTATTTTCGGAGGACCCGGCGGCGGAGGGACCCGGTTCGAAACTTACACTTCCGGCGGCGGCAGGGGGGGCGGATTCGGGTTCGACCAGTTTGGCGGCGGATCCTCGCGCGGGCAGGATTACGAAACGTCCATAACCATCACCTTGCATGAGGCAATTTCCGGGTGTGAACGTAAAATTACCCTCCAAACGCCGGAAGGGGTCCTTTCGGTGGCGATAAAAATCCCCGCCGGGGTAGAGACCGGGGCCAAGCTCCGCGCCAGGGGCAAAGGGGGCAAGGCTACGCGCGGCGGCCAGCCGGGAGACGTTTACATTGTGGTTAACGTGGCCGAAGACCCGGTTTTCAAACGGGAGGGCGCTGACCTGTATGTGGACGCCCCGGTGCGCTACTCCACGCTGGTGTTAGGGGGTACGGTGGCCGCGCCCACATTGTCCGGCGAGCGGCATTTAAAAATTACCGCGGGGGCCGATCCTGAAAAGCTTATCCGGATAAAAGGGCAGGGCGCGTCCAAAATGAAAGGGGGGCATGGCGACCTGTACGTGAAGCTGAAAGTTTACGCCCCCGCCCATCCCACCGAGGAACAAAAGAAACTGGCGGAAAAGCTCGCGGAAACGGGTTTATAA
- a CDS encoding response regulator, with amino-acid sequence MSKILVVDDDPNIALLVQMTLSKRPDFHVRVANNGREALEIVTDYSPDLILLDIMMPDIDGFEVCRRIKENDATKFIPIIMISAKSEIGDKLHGMDIGANDYITKPFNPEELLARVAAHLRIKSLEDELAAKKELEAALKMSITLQHEINNPLTGIIGNVELLRDWRKLKPNELDEALDDVLSLSMRVKEIVHQLSRLSKVVPTTYVRGSEMIDIEKSA; translated from the coding sequence ATGAGCAAAATCCTCGTAGTCGATGACGACCCGAACATAGCGCTTCTTGTGCAGATGACCCTGTCCAAAAGGCCGGACTTCCATGTGAGGGTGGCCAACAACGGCCGGGAGGCGCTGGAAATAGTAACCGACTACTCGCCGGACCTTATTCTGCTGGATATCATGATGCCCGACATAGACGGGTTCGAGGTTTGCCGGAGGATAAAGGAAAACGACGCCACCAAGTTCATCCCCATCATAATGATCTCCGCCAAGAGCGAGATCGGCGACAAGCTCCACGGGATGGACATAGGGGCCAACGATTACATCACCAAACCGTTCAATCCCGAAGAGCTACTGGCGCGGGTGGCGGCTCATTTGCGGATAAAATCGCTGGAAGACGAGCTTGCGGCCAAGAAGGAACTGGAGGCGGCGCTGAAAATGTCCATCACCCTCCAGCATGAAATAAACAACCCTCTCACCGGCATCATAGGAAACGTGGAGCTATTGCGCGACTGGCGCAAGCTGAAACCCAACGAGCTGGACGAGGCGCTGGACGATGTGCTGAGCCTTTCCATGCGGGTGAAAGAAATTGTCCACCAGCTCTCGCGGCTGTCGAAAGTGGTGCCCACCACCTACGTGCGCGGGAGCGAAATGATAGACATAGAGAAATCGGCATAG
- a CDS encoding PilZ domain-containing protein, whose translation MERRRHARANMIIQARGFVFLDGGRVFPFSGEVRNLSMSGAGISLSADSSERFAIVMERGLNLNGLAAQMQVISYVMDNFTVSGQIAHVLPGSGGKTIGIEFDPLEDPIKTHIAKIIELQPEMGSSHPEEKDGVEVYAFESFEQFTKELTPFVITSEKSSPFTIAGEVFMFSGMHISDTGEIHMDCVESQKRPGNIYCPDCGEYINPATLI comes from the coding sequence ATGGAACGCAGGCGCCACGCCAGGGCCAACATGATAATCCAGGCCAGGGGGTTCGTTTTCCTGGATGGCGGCAGGGTGTTTCCATTTTCTGGCGAGGTGCGAAACCTTTCCATGTCCGGCGCTGGGATCTCATTGAGCGCAGATTCGTCGGAGCGGTTCGCCATAGTCATGGAGCGGGGGCTAAACCTGAACGGTCTGGCGGCCCAAATGCAGGTAATCAGTTATGTGATGGACAATTTTACCGTTTCAGGCCAAATAGCCCACGTTCTGCCGGGCTCCGGCGGGAAAACGATAGGGATAGAGTTTGATCCGTTGGAGGATCCCATAAAAACGCACATCGCGAAAATAATTGAACTGCAACCGGAGATGGGCTCCAGCCATCCGGAAGAAAAGGACGGTGTGGAGGTTTACGCCTTCGAGTCGTTCGAACAGTTCACCAAGGAATTAACGCCGTTCGTGATAACCTCCGAGAAATCATCCCCCTTCACCATCGCCGGGGAGGTGTTCATGTTTTCCGGGATGCACATCTCCGATACAGGGGAGATCCATATGGACTGCGTGGAAAGCCAGAAGCGGCCCGGAAATATCTATTGCCCGGACTGCGGGGAGTACATAAACCCCGCCACCCTTATTTAA
- the ubiE gene encoding bifunctional demethylmenaquinone methyltransferase/2-methoxy-6-polyprenyl-1,4-benzoquinol methylase UbiE, with amino-acid sequence MENSVTEKSEAVRRMFSSIAHRYDFLNHLLSMGVDIVWRKQAVAQLGSLDGRSFLDVACGTGDLSIEIAMAGAGKVTGGDFSDNMITIGREKVKKNGLDGKITVEFADALNLPYSDAQFDGATCAFGARNFADLDRGLNEMARVVKPGGRLVILEFTTPSNPLFAEVYRLYFTRILPLVGGIFSGMKSAYEYLPDSVYKFPAPAEFSSRIEKAGFTDVRFTPLTLGICGIHSGVRV; translated from the coding sequence ATGGAAAACAGCGTTACGGAAAAATCCGAGGCGGTTAGAAGGATGTTCTCATCCATCGCCCACCGGTACGACTTTTTGAATCATCTGCTCTCCATGGGGGTGGACATCGTCTGGCGCAAACAGGCGGTGGCCCAGCTTGGCTCCCTGGACGGGCGCAGTTTTCTGGACGTTGCCTGCGGCACCGGGGACCTGTCCATCGAAATAGCGATGGCCGGCGCCGGGAAAGTGACCGGTGGCGATTTTTCGGACAACATGATTACCATCGGCCGCGAAAAAGTGAAAAAGAACGGGCTGGACGGGAAAATAACCGTGGAGTTCGCCGACGCCCTCAACCTTCCATATTCCGACGCCCAGTTCGACGGGGCCACCTGCGCTTTCGGCGCGCGGAATTTCGCCGACCTGGACCGGGGCCTGAATGAAATGGCGCGGGTGGTAAAGCCCGGCGGCAGGCTGGTTATCCTGGAGTTCACCACGCCGTCCAATCCTTTATTCGCGGAAGTCTACCGGCTTTACTTCACGAGGATCCTTCCCCTGGTAGGCGGCATTTTCTCAGGCATGAAATCGGCCTACGAATATCTTCCGGACTCGGTTTACAAGTTTCCGGCCCCCGCGGAATTTTCCAGCCGGATAGAAAAAGCCGGATTCACTGATGTGCGGTTCACGCCGCTTACGTTGGGTATATGCGGAATACACTCTGGAGTCCGGGTGTGA
- a CDS encoding peptidylprolyl isomerase: MQEVGVIETKHGKIVIKFLDDVAPKHVENFKKLAKAHFYDGTTFHRVIPGFMIQGGCPNTKDAKARHTHGMGGPGYTINAEFNATAHKRGIVSMARAQDPDSAGSQFFVCVADARFLDRQYSAFGEVIEGMDVADKIVGEPRDMRDNPTARIEMKVTVEERPAN, translated from the coding sequence ATGCAGGAAGTGGGCGTTATTGAAACCAAACACGGGAAGATTGTCATAAAATTCCTGGACGATGTGGCCCCGAAACATGTGGAGAATTTCAAAAAGCTGGCCAAGGCCCACTTTTATGATGGAACCACGTTCCACCGGGTCATCCCAGGCTTCATGATCCAGGGCGGTTGCCCCAACACCAAGGACGCCAAGGCCCGTCACACCCATGGCATGGGCGGCCCGGGTTACACCATCAACGCCGAGTTCAACGCCACTGCCCACAAGCGCGGCATCGTATCCATGGCCAGGGCGCAGGATCCAGACAGCGCTGGCTCACAATTTTTCGTATGCGTGGCCGACGCCAGGTTTTTGGACCGGCAATATTCCGCCTTCGGCGAAGTTATCGAGGGAATGGACGTGGCCGACAAGATAGTCGGTGAACCGCGTGACATGCGGGACAACCCCACGGCGCGCATCGAGATGAAAGTGACGGTCGAGGAGCGGCCGGCCAACTGA
- a CDS encoding YkgJ family cysteine cluster protein yields MSGKQTCEGCPVLCCSWVGSRIPAPKTKREEEAMVWQLGFHNVKFVWDGEIWHRFFITRCKHLNDNNLCSIYPKRSHFCRDHNPPHCEYYTKWESKIFDSQEELKLYFQKNGAGKKEPPPPEGKEAG; encoded by the coding sequence ATGAGCGGTAAACAGACCTGTGAAGGATGCCCGGTTTTATGTTGCAGTTGGGTGGGAAGCCGCATCCCCGCGCCCAAAACCAAACGGGAGGAAGAAGCCATGGTCTGGCAACTGGGTTTCCACAACGTGAAGTTTGTCTGGGATGGGGAAATCTGGCACCGCTTTTTTATCACCCGGTGCAAACACTTAAACGACAATAACCTCTGCTCCATTTATCCAAAACGGAGCCATTTTTGCCGGGATCATAACCCGCCCCATTGCGAATATTACACCAAGTGGGAAAGCAAGATTTTCGACTCGCAGGAGGAGTTGAAGCTTTATTTCCAGAAGAACGGGGCAGGCAAGAAGGAACCTCCCCCGCCTGAGGGTAAGGAAGCGGGTTAA